In the Passer domesticus isolate bPasDom1 chromosome 4, bPasDom1.hap1, whole genome shotgun sequence genome, one interval contains:
- the INTS12 gene encoding integrator complex subunit 12 produces MAATVNLELDPIFLKALGFLHSKSKDSAEKLKALLDESLARGTDSSYRPSQKEVEQPKVSVTKPIKQEPKASSSLPSGNNNGKPTASEKVKKETEKRSADKMKGDPAEGADAPKKPRVEKQEARSSPITVQTSKDLSMPDLSSFEETSADDFAMEMGLACVVCRQMTVTFVNQLVECQECHNLYHQDCHKPQVTDKEVNDPRLVWYCARCTRQMKRMAQKTQKPPQKPAPAVVSVAPALKDPLVKKAEIKLKPETPPAFLAFKRTEVKTSAAVSGNSASTSVSSSATSGLTGWAAFAAKTSSANPSTAKLGSAAQSASGKPAASSNNQKAVGLSGLATSKTGLGAKIASANNNTNPVQLKPPPPLTLGKTTLSRSVSSDNVSKAGLPSPGSAAPGTGGQAGGNGGGSAGSSAGKAAADTGSQPASLKGPTSQESQLNAMKRLQMVKKKAAQKKLKK; encoded by the exons ATGGCTGCTACAGTGAACTTGGAACTGGATCCCATTTTTCTGAAAGCCCTGGGCTTTTTGCACTCAAAAAGTAAGGACTCTGCTGAAAAGCTGAAAGCGCTTCTTGATGAGTCATTGGCCAGAGGAACTGACTCCAGCTATCGTCCCTCTCAGAAG GAAGTAGAGCAGCCAAAAGTATCTGTCACCAAACCCATTAAGCAAGAGCCTAAAGCTTCATCAAGTTTGCCTTCTGGCAACAACAATGGCAAGCCCACTGCTTcagaaaaggtgaaaaaagaaacagaaaagagatCTGCAGATAAA ATGAAAGGGGAtcctgctgaaggagctgaTGCACCAAAGAAGCCCAGGGTAGAGAAGCAAGAGGCTCGTTCCTCTCCTATTACAGTTCAGACAAGCAAGGATTTATCCATGCCTGATTTATCTAGCTTTGAGGAAACCAGTGCTGATGACTTTGCCATGGAAATGGGATTAGCCTGTGTTGTTTGCAG GCAAATGACAGTTACTTTTGTGAATCAGCTAGTGGAGTGTCAGGAGTGCCATAATCTCTACCACCAGGATTGCCATAAACCTCAGGTGACAGACAAGGAAGTGAATGATCCTCGACTTGTCTGGTATTGTGCCCGCTGTACCAGGCAGATGAAGAGAATG GCTCAGAAGACACAAAAACCACCTCAAaaaccagctcctgcagtggtTTCAGTTGCACCAGCTTTGAAGGATCCATTGGTCAAGAAAGCAGAAATCAAGTTAAAACCTGAGACCCCACCAGCTTTTCTGGCATTCAAGAGAACAGAAGTCAAG ACCTCAGCAGCAGTTTCGGGGAACTCTGCCAGTACAAGCGTTTCCTCTTCAGCAACGAGCGGCCTTACAGgatgggctgcttttgcagccaAAACCTCCTCTGCCAACCCATCCACTGCCAAACTGGGATCCGCAGCGCAGAGTGCCAGCGGGAAACCTGCAGCTTCTTCAAACAACCAGAAAGCCGTGGGTTTGTCAGGGCTGGCGACTTCAAAGACAGGACTGGGGGCCAAAATAGCTTCTGCCAACAACAACACAAACCCCGTTCAGCTGAAGCCTCCCCCGCCGCTCACCCTGGGCAAGACGACGCTGAGCCGCTCGGTGAGCAGCGACAACGTGAGCAAGGCGGGGCtgcccagccccggcagcgccgcgcccGGCACCGGCGGCCAGGCCGGCGGCaacggcggcggctccgcgggcAGCAGCGCCGGCAAAGCCGCGGCTGACACCGGCAGCCAGCCGGCATCCCTGAAGGGCCCGACCTCGCAGGAGTCCCAGCTCAACGCCATGAAACGGCTACAAATGGTCAAGAAGAAGGCTGCTCAAAAGAAGCTCAAGAAATAG